DNA sequence from the Musa acuminata AAA Group cultivar baxijiao unplaced genomic scaffold, Cavendish_Baxijiao_AAA HiC_scaffold_811, whole genome shotgun sequence genome:
taggtttttgtttttctaataaAGCTTCCATTTTTAAAAAGACATGAGATGAGTTTTGGCTTCCTTAcctataaaaaaagaatttactGAACTTATTGAAATTGAACAAATCTCTCTCATTGATGTATTGTTTCATCGACATTCAAATCACGatgtaattttcttgtttctgaaTGGGCCTTTTCAATTCTTTTAGGTTCATGTTCTACTCCGGGAAAAGATCTGTCCGAATTCCATTTGCACATATAGGGCAAATGGTCTCAGTACCACTTCTTTTTGTTACGACTTTTTTTTTCAATTCGTTTCATGCCTTTCCCCAATCATTCGATGTACTCATCATACTATTCCGTTGGTTATTGGTTGGACGTTTGAAATCACTCCTATAATAAGGATAAGAATCGTTTATGATACAAGCGGTAATCATACATTACATGGATTACCAATTTGGTATTTTCTGAACGGAGCctggatactttattactttattttatctggatactttattactttattttatttttatttttccaagtCAACCATAAATTCTCCTAATTgatcctcaaaataaataaattgatctaaTTGCACTTCACGCTCCGAATGATTGATGGTTCACTCAATACAATATTTCTTAGGCGAAACAGAGGATATTTCGATCGAGGGAGAGAACGGGTAAATTCCATATAACCCAATATGTCTGACAAGTCGCACTATAAGTCAACCCAAACTGCATCTTCCTCTCCAGGACTCCGAAAAGGTACTTTTGGAACACCAACGGgcattaaattaaagaaaaaattgagTACTATACTTCACTTTAATGTGGAAACATAACAATGGCTTTATCGTCTTCATCCCTTTTTCTGTTTATTGTATTTTATACATAGATTTTTATACATAAATTGGAAGGTTTATTTTATAGAGTAAGACAGAATGAATAAAGAAAAATTTTAACTAACGGATCAATCGTTGGAGTAATAAACAAGTATCTATGCATTCGTTTCCCGAAAGTAGAACTAATCCTCCCATTGCGTATTGGTACTTATCGGGTATAGAATAGATCTGCTTCTCTTTGTTCTTACGAACAGAATTGTTCCATTATTTTCAATGGAACGGAATAAAAATTAACCCTTTCTCATACGGAATCTACTGAAAAGGTTAGATACATAGTATAGTCTTTTCCAATGCGATAAAATAAAGTGACATAGTgtctatttttctttgataaaGGGGTATTTCCATGGGTTTGCCTTGGTATCGTGTTCATACTGTCGTATTGAATGATCCCGGTCGATTGCTTTCTGTCCATATAATGCATACAGCCCTAGTTGCTGGTTGGGCCGGTTCGATGGCTTTATACGAATTAGCGGTTTTTGATCCCTCTGACCCCGCTCTTGATCCAATGTGGAGACAAGGTATGTTCGTTATACCCTTCATGACTCGTTTAGGAATAACCAATTCGTGGGGTGGTTGGAGTATTTCAGGAGGAACTGTAACGAATCCCGGTATTTGGAGTTATGAAGGTGTGGCAGGGGCACATATTGTGTTTTCTGGCTTGTGCTTCTTGGCAGCTATCTGGCATTGGGTGTATTGGGACCTAGAAATATTCTGTGATGAACGTACGGGCAAACCATCTTTGGATTTGCCTAAGATCTTTGGAATTCATTTATTTCTCTCAGGGTTGGCTTGCTTTGGCTTTGGCGCATTTCATGTAACAGGTTTGTATGGTCCTGGAATATGGGTGTCCGATCCTTATGGACTAACTGGAAAAGTACAACCCGTAAGTCCAGCGTGGGGCGCAGAAGGCTTTGATCCTTTTGTTCCCGGAGGAATAGCCTCTCATCATATTGCAGCGGGTACATTGGGCATATTAGCAGGCTTATTCCATCTTAGTGTCCGTCCGCCTCAACGTCTATACAAAGGATTACGTATGGGCAATATTGAAACTGTACTTTCCAGTAGTATCGCTGCTGTTTTTTTTGCAGCTTTCGTTGTTGCTGGAACTATGTGGTATGGTTCAGCAACTACCCCAATCGAATTATTTGGTCCCACTCGTTATCAGTGGGATCAGGGATACTTTCAGCAAGAAATATATCGAAGAGTTAGCGCCGGACTAGCCCAAAATCTGAGTTTATCGGAAGCTTGGTCTAAAATTCCCGAAAAATTAGCTTTTTATGATTACATTGGTAATAATCCAGCAAAAGGGGGATTATTCAGAGCAGGGTCAATGGACAACGGGGATGGAATAGCTGTTGGGTGGTTAGGACACCCCGTCTTTAGAGATAAAGAAGGGCGCGAGCTTTTTGTACGTCGTATGCCTACCTTTTTTGAAACATTTCCGGTAGTTTTGGTAGATGGAGACGGAATTGTTAGAGCCGATGTTCCTTTTAGAAGGGCAGAATCAAAGTATAGTGTTGAACAAGTAGGTGTAACTGTTGAGTTCTATGGTGGCGAACTCAATGGAGTCAGTTATAGTGATCCTGCGACTGTAAAAAAATATGCTAGACGTGCCCAATTAGGTGAAATTTTTGAATTAGATCGGGCTACTTTGAAATCTGATGGCGTTTTTCGTAGCAGTCCAAGGGGTTGGTTCACTTTTGGCCATGCTACGTTTGCTTTGCTCTTCTTTTTCGGACACATTTGGCATGGCGCTAGAACCTTGTTCAGAGATGTTTTTGCTGGCATTGATCCAGATTTGGATGCTCAAGTGGAATTTGGAGCATTCCAAAAACTTGGGGATCCAACTACAAAGAGACAAGTAGTCTGATACAACATTGCTCTGGTATCTTTCGCCtctttttttgatttgacatagggTTAGGGTACTGAAGAAATCTTGACTTGAATCACCATCTTTTCTTtgactctttccttttctttatatggTAAATGATGCCAAATGAATAGGTGTGGAAGCTATAATTGTAAACCACGATCGAATCTATGGAAGCATTGGTTTATACATTCCTTTTAGTCTCGACTTTAGGGATAATTTTTTTCGCTATCTTTTTTCGAGAACCGCCTAAGGTTCCaactaaaaaatgaaataatttttcattatctCAGTTGAAGTAATGAGTCTCCCCATATGGGAGGCTCATTACTTCAACTAGTCCCCGTGTTCTTCGAATGGATCTCTTAGTTGTTGTGAGGGTTGCCCAAAAGCGGTATATAAGGCGTACCCAGTAAAGCTTACAAGTAAACCAGATATGAAGATGGCGACTAGGGTTGCTGTTTCCATTTTTAGACAATTTCAAGATCACAATGGATCTACGATAAGATCGTTTATTTACAACTACAACGGAATGGTATACAAAGTCAACAGATCTCAACCAATGATTAAATAGGATTTATGGCTACACAAACCGTTGAGGATAGTTCTAGATCTGGGCCAAGACAAACTACTGTAGGGAATTTATTGAAACCATTGAATTCGGAATATGGTAAAGTAGCTCCGGGCTGGGGACTACACCATTAATGGGAGTCGCAATGGCCCTATTTACGGTATTCCTATCTATTATTTTGGAAATTTATAATTCTTCCGTTTTACTGGATGGAATTACAATGAGTTAAGTTTATAAGAACTTTGAAGTCCTAGTTTTCAATCAAAAAAATTACTTTACTTAAAACTCGGATTTCTAGACCATTCTGGTAGTTCGACCGTGGAATTTATTTGTTTCGGTATCTCCGGAATATGAGTGTGTGACTTGTTAtaattgatcctattgataatacAGAGAATGGTCCTGTTATCTCTATCGAGATGATTCTATTTCGTCGGATAGTTATTCTAGTATCTGGAGCACGGAATATATATAAAGGAATATAGAATAgattaataaaagaaatattaaaactaTGATTCATACCTACTATTCAGACCTCGCAACCGGACTCAGAAATTTTCAAATAGATATTTCCTAAATCAAACGATTTTTCTTCCTTCGGACTTATTTTTTTCTTGACCGAAGGACAACTCTTTTTCTAGATTTTGTTGAGTcattacattcatcgaataagtgATCATCAAAGGGTTCTTACTCAGAGAACCTTTGAGTTTAGCTTGAGGCTTTGCTTTATTAAATTAAATCATCGTGGTTCTAGTATGAATCTGGGGTTTCAATTGATTCATAGGGTCTCAACAAGCAAATTCCTATCAATAGTAAAACAAGAATCAATCCGCATTACACaaaaaaacaagaaataaaataacaaataaaaaaatagggaAGAGAAGATTCAAAAGGCCTGTAATGATCAACATCAAAAGAGACAGATGAGCCAACTTGATATTTTGAGGCATTATCATACAAAGAAgaaatttcttatttttgttactTCGTATCTTCGGGTCGGGGCAAATCAAGCGGCTAAGCTAAGAAGTTTTTAACTTTCTATTACATATCCGTTGAAATCAGCATTTGTGTGTTTCTGCTTGAGCCGTACGAGATGAAATTTTCATATACGGTTCTCAGAGGGGGAGTCCCTTGGCCTTGGTTACCTATCTCAATAAAGTATATGATTGGTTTGAGGAACGTCTTGAGATTCAGGCGATTGCAGATGATATAACTAGTAAATATGTTCCTCCTCATGTCAACATATTTTATTGTTTAGGGGGGATCACACTTACTTGTTTTTTAGTACAAGTAGCTACAGGTTTTGCTATGACTTTTTACTACCGTCCAACCGTTACAGAGGCTTTTTCCTCTGTTCAATACATAATGACCGAGGCCAACTTTGGTTGGTTAATCCGATCAGTTCATCGATGGTCAGCAAGTATGATGGTTCTAATGATGATCTTGCACGTATTTCGTGTGTACCTTACAGGTGGATTTAAAAAACCCCGCGAATTAACTTGGGTTACAGGTGTAGTTTTGGCTGTATTGACGGCATCTTTTGGTGTAACTGGTTATTCCTTACCTCGGGACCAAATTGGTTATTGGGCAGTAAAAATTGTGACAGGCGTACCTGAAGCTATTCCCGTAATAGGATCGCCTTTGGTAGAGTTATTACGCGGAAGTGCTAGTGTGGGCCAATCCACTTTGACTCGTTTTTATAGTTTACACACTTTTGTATTGCCTCTTCTTACTGCCGTATTTATGTTAATGCATTTTCCAATGATACGTAAGCAAGGTATTTCGGGTCCTTTATAGAATCATAGATATTTGTAATTGATCATATATCATACTGGGGAGGAACGATagacaataatatttcattgctagaaatatggattattgaaaaaataagacatgttatttGGATACTTTTCTTCAACTTCGAGGTATTGTATTCCTTATTTGATACGAATAGTTGAAGTGAATTTTCCGAAGAGAGGATGGATTATGGGAGTGTGTGACTTGAACTATTGATTAGGCCAtgcagatatattattttatctgccACATTGTAATTCACAACCAAATGTGTCTCCACATCCAACCACCACGTAAGCCCCCTATGTAGCAGAGGATAGGCCGGTTCGTTTGGGAGAACCTTTTCTATGATCATAcctgaatcatgttatgcatgaacaggCTCCGTAAGATCCCGTAGAATAAAATAAGTGATGTGGCATGATTCAATGTTCTGtctattccacttccttatttgtAGTGTAGAAATGCATTCATTTCCTCTGCATCGATCCCGATCGATAATACTATcggagtgaaataagagatctaaggaagaacagaggctagactttattagtaacaagtaaataCTTTGTATGTAAGAAAATCGAGATGTtggggggataaacaccaatcaaaagacatgagacaatccaaaaagcacttgatcatgatcaaatttataagcctacTTGGATATTGAGCATTTACCTGTAAGAACTGAATTAGTTGCAATGAATAGTTGCAACTCCGGAAAATGGAATCTggtaaatcttttcttacatagagtcattatatatgatatgtggggatatgtatgaaaaatagattttatatggatctatttctgccattcctttcattcttgctcgagccggatgatgaaaaattatcatgtcCGGTTCCTTCGGGGgatggatccataagaattcacctatcccaataacaaagaAACCTGACTTGAACGATCCTGTATTAAGAGCTAAATTGGCTAAAGGGATggggcataattattatggagaacccgcatggcccaatgatcttttatatatttttccagtAGTAATTCTAGGTACTATTGCATGTAATGTAGGCTTGGCAGTTCTAGAACCGTCAATGATTGGTGAACCGGCGGATCCATTTGCAactcctttggaaatattacccgaATGGTACTTCTTTCCCGTATTTCAAATACTCCGCACAGTacccaataagttattaggtgtTCTTTTAATGGTTTCAGTACCAACGGGATTATTGACAGTACCTTTTTTGGAGAATGTTAATAAATTCCAAAATCCATTTCGTCGTCCAGTAGCTACAACAGTCTTTTTGATCGGTACCGCAGTAGCTCTTTGGTTAGGTATTGGAGCAACATTACCTATTGATAAATCGCTAACTTTAGGTcttttttaaattgattcaaccgtgaaataccatgattaatgtatctaagaatagtgacttcaaagtcactattcttagatacattaatttgattatgatcattCCACGAAAATACGGATTgtgccaaaaagattaaaaacaaattttcttctttttctttataaatttttctttctatttttattagaaaaagaagatgaaataattatcatggatttaaaataaaaattgattcttaggtaaatcaattgcgaaatgcttttgtagagtgtccgatatctcttttacatcttctatgcgaaaatattcaattctcataagatcttcttgactcttattcaaaaggtccaataatgtgtgtatattggaccttttgagacaattataggtcctggaaggtaattctgattggtcaataaaaatacatttcaatggaatttcttttttgtttttctttagattagttaatctatcttgaaaggtaaaaatgggtagagtaaacctgtttttattttctttgaaattaatgtcctcttcctccgcatgtagaaaaggaataaataaatcaattaaattacgAGAAGCTTCATAAAGTGCTTCCTTAGGAGTTAAACTTCCATTCGTCCATATTTCTAGAAAAAGTATCTCTTGTTTTTCATTCCCATTCCCATAAGAATGAATACTATGATTCGCATTTCGAACAGGCATAGATACAGCATCTATAGGATAACTTCCATTTTGAGAGTTAGTTGTTGGTTTCGTACGATATCCACGATCTCGCCTGATTTGTAATCCAATACACAAATCAATTGGTTCCGTCAGGTTAGCTATATGTTGTGTTGTGTCAACTATTTCCACGGAAGGTGGTGAGATGATATCTTGAGCGGTTACGTATTTAGGGCCCCTGGCGCAAATGGATGCGTCTCTAACTCCATATATATTACTTCTCAATacaatttctttcaaatttagtaaaatttcatGTACCGATTCTTCAATACCTATTATCGTAGAATATTCATGCGGCACTTTCTCAGAGTTTGCACGTGTGATACATGTTCCTTCTATTTCTCCAAGTAAAGCCCTTCGCATGGCAATACCTATAGTATCGGCTTGACCTTTCATAAGCGGGGACAGAACGAAACGACCATAATAAAGACGTTTACTGTCTACTCTCGATTCAACACACCTCCACTGTAGTGTTCGAGTGGATCCTGCTACTTCCTCTCGAACCAtactatacta
Encoded proteins:
- the LOC135664180 gene encoding photosystem II CP47 reaction center protein, yielding MGLPWYRVHTVVLNDPGRLLSVHIMHTALVAGWAGSMALYELAVFDPSDPALDPMWRQGMFVIPFMTRLGITNSWGGWSISGGTVTNPGIWSYEGVAGAHIVFSGLCFLAAIWHWVYWDLEIFCDERTGKPSLDLPKIFGIHLFLSGLACFGFGAFHVTGLYGPGIWVSDPYGLTGKVQPVSPAWGAEGFDPFVPGGIASHHIAAGTLGILAGLFHLSVRPPQRLYKGLRMGNIETVLSSSIAAVFFAAFVVAGTMWYGSATTPIELFGPTRYQWDQGYFQQEIYRRVSAGLAQNLSLSEAWSKIPEKLAFYDYIGNNPAKGGLFRAGSMDNGDGIAVGWLGHPVFRDKEGRELFVRRMPTFFETFPVVLVDGDGIVRADVPFRRAESKYSVEQVGVTVEFYGGELNGVSYSDPATVKKYARRAQLGEIFELDRATLKSDGVFRSSPRGWFTFGHATFALLFFFGHIWHGARTLFRDVFAGIDPDLDAQVEFGAFQKLGDPTTKRQVV